Genomic DNA from Gimesia aquarii:
GGTAGTTATTTGGGCCCCAGCGGCTTTGTAATCGACTCAGGTCACTGGGGCAAATAAACACATTCAACTTTGCCTCAGCTGCTGGACCGTTGAGCACTTCATGAAACCGCTTTGTTAATTCTTCCTGAGCATCATTGGCTGCATTCACAAAAGGATGAAATGGTGCAACATCAAAATTTAGCAGATTGTAGACTGCCGCCTGATCCAGGTAAGGTAATAACATTACGTGTGCTGAGTACCTACGGTCGTTTAAGGTTCCCAACGAAGAGATCGGGCCATCATTATCATGACCTACTCCGAACGGTAGAACTTGATGCACTTCGTGGTATGCTTGCAGTGCAATGCCAATTTGTTTTAGATGATTTGCACATTGCGCTTTTCGCGCAGTTTCACGAACCATTTGCACAGCTGGAACTAATAGCGCTACCAGTAAGCCAATAATCGCTAAAACGACCAATAATTCAATAAGAGTAAATCCACTGCGTCGATTATTATCTGAATGAATTTGCTTCGTTATAAGTACCAACTATTCTTTTCCTTTATTGATGAGTCTTAGAGCAAACCTCCACAGTTTAACGACTTTAGAACCCATTAAACCTTTTATTAGACATACTTAACTTTTACTTTCTGCTACTTGTTTTTAATTTTGCCAAAAAACTTTCTAATTTACGAATTTTCTTTGTTAAGAAACTGCGTCAACTATACAACTTACTAGTGAGCACAACGTAATTGTGCAGACTTTCAGAGATAGACACGTATTTAAATGATGACTTGGCACTAATTTCTCGATTTGTTAATTCAGCGTCTTTGCAAGTGAGTCAACTCACCTAGAGTTCTCCTAGAAACTCTTTATGAACATTTTATCAAATATTCAGAAAAACATTATTATTTTATGAAGACGCGTTAGTAAAACATAAGCTAATTATATTTATATACTTACAGTTATTTAATTCAAAAGATTTTGTTCAAACTATCTTGGCGTTGCCTTAAATTACATTATTTTTAATTGTCATACTTGCCCTGTAGACGACAGTATACTAAAATAAAAAACAGGTATAACACTCAGGCTATTACGTTAACATTTATGATAAAAAAAGTAACTCCTTTTTATACATCCCTGATGGTTAATATCTTTTTTTAAAATCCTGATTAGATTTCTTTTTGGGTAATACGTTTATGGATTCCTGTTTGTTTCAGGAATGTCAACTTAGTTCACTTTAACTTTAAGAAACGAGGTACTTTGTAATGGCAGGCACCAAAGCAAACCTTACACAGCGACAACAAGAGATTTATGATTTCTTGAAAGACAAAATTATTAACCGAGGTTATGGACCAACTGTCCGTGAAATCGGTGCTAATTTTGGCATCCGCTCTCCTAATGGCGTGATGTGCCACCTGAAGGCTCTGGAAAAGAAAGGGCTTATTACCCGCGAATCTCATATGTCACGAGCCATTCAGCTGTGTGATCACTCACAAAAACGAACGCGTCTTCCACTGGCAGGACAAATTGCTGCAGGTAGCCCGGTTCTTGCCGTGCAGGATGATGAGCACATCGATTTCGGACCATTA
This window encodes:
- a CDS encoding DUF1559 domain-containing protein, with product MVLITKQIHSDNNRRSGFTLIELLVVLAIIGLLVALLVPAVQMVRETARKAQCANHLKQIGIALQAYHEVHQVLPFGVGHDNDGPISSLGTLNDRRYSAHVMLLPYLDQAAVYNLLNFDVAPFHPFVNAANDAQEELTKRFHEVLNGPAAEAKLNVFICPSDLSRLQSRWGPNNYRSCNGSSWSGREGNGMFGQNSSVRLGDVKDGLSNTAMFSERAKGTWDDTLIDPLSDLYNLQGVWTENQFIDACGSLAPQTASAYQYDVESGQTWLAGNMNWTRYNHVRTPNRTSCKNGFTWDGVIMNPSSWHMNGVNVLMGDGAVRFVNENINAEVWRSAGTISGGEQSTGLGI
- the lexA gene encoding transcriptional repressor LexA, coding for MAGTKANLTQRQQEIYDFLKDKIINRGYGPTVREIGANFGIRSPNGVMCHLKALEKKGLITRESHMSRAIQLCDHSQKRTRLPLAGQIAAGSPVLAVQDDEHIDFGPLFDPDDQFCLRVKGVSMIEDQIADGDYVVVHKQNTCKEGDIVVALVDGQEATLKRYYSEGDRIRLEPANSSMQPIYSKNVDILGVVTGVIRKY